The Nicotiana tabacum cultivar K326 chromosome 5, ASM71507v2, whole genome shotgun sequence sequence ACTTTATCAAATCTCTCACGAAGGTCTTCATAAACCTTGTGATCATCATAGGCGTATATCATAGAACTAAGCAGATTTGGAGCCATAATGTTCATTATCCAAGCCAACATAATAGCATTACACCTATCCCATAGCTCATGTAAACTAGGATCAAACATATGTTTTCTACATGTTCCTAGCACAAAACCTAACTTGTTTTTACCATGGAAAACAATCTTCATAGATCTATTCCACAGTGAATAATTCTCAGGACCTTGAAGTTGAGTTGAGATGAGAATTGTACCTTGTGTATCAAATGGGTGACTGTAGAGTGGATGGTGGTGATGAACTAGATCTACATTCTGATCTAGTGTAGGAGCAGCTGGAGTAGCTGGAATAGAGGAAGTTTCATCAGCACCATTGTAGGGATCAATAACAACGAAATGTTAACAACAGAAATCGAATTACAGAGGAATTATCTTTGTAGGTCACAGATTCAAACACAGAGTGAAATAGAGCTGGAATTGAGCTCATTTTACTCAGCTTCTCTTCACATCAACC is a genomic window containing:
- the LOC142181057 gene encoding uncharacterized protein LOC142181057; this translates as MTYISVETATPAAPTLDQNVDLVHHHHPLYSHPFDTQGTILISTQLQGPENYSLWNRSMKIVFHGKNKLGFVLGTCRKHMFDPSLHELWDRCNAIMLAWIMNIMAPNLLSSMIYAYDDHKVYEDLRERFDKVNASRSFYLHKEIGKLTQGLLSVSEYFSKLRELWDEYEALVPSPSCGCPESRKHAKHYQLGKLYQFLTGLNGTFDTRIRSL